One Methylomonas sp. LL1 DNA segment encodes these proteins:
- a CDS encoding sensor histidine kinase yields MKVLDRYNLQQRFNLLIFVSIILSSCFLIGFMHKLISNYINDYTSHYWREHTKTFAESAIYAVILGSTEQSESVAHSFGSDKNVLGASIYNNHGEPLASYGSRYSCNVVQLISIDELRYVDNRDSWCFYSPIYQDIYLGYVELVISKAEYDLVMRKLLLGSILITLIFSLFFIVIVRRLSRLFTSTLMEMATVLNKVSIGERGNRVHFSGSPEINNMRITLNEMLANIEVTETELEKSVEERTSALKIALESSKTANVYKAQIMSMVSHEMKTPLHAIGGYLQLLAERLPDDPMYSENRALHTKALIRVNDLNSLIDNILLHAQLEADRYEVALSPVAVAQLMHNCVENVAPLLTRNRNRIEVIGAEAMFVSDSEVLRHVLNNLLSNACKFTVDGVITLNWRFSQAFLIIQVTDTGCGIPAEYCDQIFDAWWQVDMSLSRRHGGHGLGLAITKQFVQRLNGDISVEPNIVSGTIFTVRLPNPRV; encoded by the coding sequence ATGAAAGTGCTCGACCGCTATAACCTGCAACAGCGGTTCAATCTTTTGATTTTTGTTTCTATTATCTTATCGTCATGCTTTTTAATTGGATTCATGCATAAACTAATATCCAATTACATCAATGACTACACCAGTCACTATTGGCGAGAACACACAAAAACGTTTGCTGAATCCGCTATATATGCAGTTATTTTGGGCTCAACAGAGCAGTCAGAATCAGTCGCGCATAGTTTTGGTTCTGACAAAAACGTATTGGGCGCATCGATCTACAATAATCATGGTGAACCGTTGGCATCTTATGGATCACGGTATTCCTGCAATGTAGTGCAGTTGATTAGTATAGACGAACTTCGTTATGTGGATAACAGAGATTCATGGTGCTTCTATTCCCCTATATACCAAGACATTTATTTAGGATATGTCGAACTTGTAATATCCAAGGCCGAGTATGACCTAGTAATGAGGAAGCTTTTACTAGGATCAATATTGATTACTTTGATTTTCTCTTTATTCTTTATTGTTATCGTCCGGAGGCTGTCTCGATTGTTTACTTCCACTCTGATGGAAATGGCAACGGTTCTTAATAAGGTAAGTATTGGTGAGCGCGGCAATCGCGTTCACTTCTCTGGCTCACCGGAAATCAATAACATGAGAATTACGCTAAATGAAATGTTGGCTAACATAGAAGTAACCGAAACCGAATTAGAGAAAAGTGTTGAGGAACGAACAAGTGCTTTGAAAATCGCACTTGAAAGCAGTAAAACGGCTAACGTTTACAAGGCGCAGATCATGTCAATGGTAAGTCATGAGATGAAAACCCCTTTACACGCAATCGGCGGGTATTTGCAGCTACTGGCTGAGCGTCTACCGGACGATCCAATGTATTCAGAAAACCGGGCTTTACATACTAAGGCATTGATTCGCGTTAATGACTTGAATAGTTTGATCGACAATATTTTGTTACATGCACAGCTTGAGGCTGATCGTTATGAAGTTGCGCTTAGCCCTGTTGCCGTCGCCCAACTGATGCATAATTGTGTGGAGAATGTTGCTCCTTTGCTTACCCGTAATCGTAACCGAATTGAGGTAATTGGCGCTGAGGCAATGTTTGTGTCCGATAGCGAAGTATTGCGGCACGTTCTCAATAATTTGTTGAGCAATGCTTGCAAGTTTACAGTAGACGGTGTTATCACATTAAACTGGCGATTTAGCCAGGCGTTCTTGATCATTCAGGTTACCGATACTGGTTGTGGAATACCGGCTGAGTATTGCGATCAAATTTTTGATGCGTGGTGGCAAGTGGACATGAGCCTTAGCCGCCGACATGGGGGGCATGGCCTTGGGCTCGCAATAACAAAACAATTTGTACAACGTTTAAATGGTGACATTTCCGTTGAGCCGAATATCGTGTCCGGCACTATTTTTACGGTAAGACTCCCGAATCCCAGAGTTTAG